A region from the Streptosporangium sp. NBC_01756 genome encodes:
- a CDS encoding enoyl-CoA hydratase/isomerase family protein: MTDTLNDRDQRLGGFVDRPSLDQYAPRYGEHFDIRRDAGIVEVRMHTGGGPAMFSRGLLNAWGQVLRDVGADRDNEVLIITGTGRQWIAGFDPRSFSEPPSQWPSDVLYEQYSDGMKLLESLAFDVDIPTIAAVNGPGPRMELALMCDITLCADDTLIADGNFAAGSVPGDGMHLVLQELLGTKRAAYLAYTGQKIDAATALRWGLVNEVLPAEHIMSRARQIASAIAATPRTSRRLTHATIRRPWQRRIVEDLRAGYAHQLLAASR; encoded by the coding sequence ATGACTGACACGCTGAACGACCGCGACCAGCGCCTCGGCGGTTTCGTCGACCGACCGAGCCTCGATCAGTACGCGCCCAGATACGGTGAGCACTTCGACATCCGCCGGGACGCCGGAATCGTGGAAGTCAGGATGCACACCGGCGGCGGGCCCGCGATGTTCTCGCGCGGCCTGCTCAACGCCTGGGGCCAGGTGCTCAGGGACGTCGGCGCCGACCGCGACAACGAGGTGCTCATCATCACCGGCACCGGCCGCCAGTGGATCGCGGGCTTCGATCCCCGGTCCTTCTCCGAACCGCCGTCGCAATGGCCCAGCGACGTGCTCTACGAGCAGTACTCCGACGGGATGAAACTGCTGGAGAGCCTTGCCTTCGACGTCGACATCCCGACCATCGCCGCGGTGAACGGCCCCGGCCCGCGCATGGAACTCGCCTTGATGTGCGACATCACCCTGTGCGCTGACGACACCCTCATCGCCGACGGAAACTTCGCCGCCGGCTCGGTTCCCGGCGACGGCATGCACCTGGTCCTGCAGGAACTCCTCGGCACCAAGCGCGCCGCCTACCTGGCCTACACCGGCCAAAAGATCGACGCTGCCACCGCTCTGCGGTGGGGACTGGTCAACGAGGTGCTCCCGGCCGAGCACATCATGAGCCGCGCCCGACAGATCGCCTCGGCCATCGCGGCTACGCCCCGCACCTCACGGCGGCTCACCCATGCCACGATCCGCCGCCCGTGGCAACGACGCATCGTGGAGGACCTGCGCGCCGGGTACGCACACCAACTCCTCGCGGCCAGCCGTTAG
- a CDS encoding AraC family transcriptional regulator — MVDQLSEVFDLLEVRGQVSGAFAVRGRWVTRSVIASPLKLTVMVRGRCRLSADGLDAPIEMEAGDVAVLTGRSWLRAEGGTGDGPPEEFAPEPGDYALRVGGADFAVDDVILGGHVELNQAGVALLTQTLPPVALIRSCDAAAPALRACVNRLVEEVTAERMGAAFAVRQHAQLLILEVLRAYLGQAELPPGWLRALTDDRLRPALTLMHREPGRPWGLEELARAAAMSRTSFAVRFRSVAGVPPLTYLSSWRMLLAQRALRDDNVRIGELAAQLGYTSESAFSTAFKREVGEAPLRYRHRLRQAS, encoded by the coding sequence ATGGTTGATCAGTTGTCGGAGGTGTTCGATCTCCTTGAGGTGCGCGGCCAGGTCTCCGGCGCGTTCGCAGTGCGGGGCCGCTGGGTCACGCGGTCGGTGATCGCGAGCCCGCTGAAGTTGACAGTGATGGTGCGTGGCCGGTGCCGGCTGTCGGCCGACGGGCTGGATGCCCCGATCGAGATGGAGGCCGGTGACGTCGCGGTCCTGACCGGCCGCTCGTGGCTGCGTGCCGAGGGCGGAACCGGCGACGGCCCGCCCGAGGAGTTCGCGCCTGAGCCGGGAGACTATGCCCTGCGCGTCGGCGGCGCGGACTTCGCCGTCGACGACGTCATCCTCGGTGGCCACGTCGAGCTCAACCAGGCCGGCGTGGCGCTGTTGACGCAGACGCTGCCGCCCGTGGCGCTCATTCGCTCCTGCGACGCCGCCGCGCCCGCCCTACGGGCGTGCGTCAACCGCTTGGTCGAAGAGGTGACGGCCGAGCGGATGGGCGCTGCCTTTGCCGTACGCCAGCACGCCCAGCTGCTGATCTTGGAGGTGCTTCGGGCTTACCTGGGCCAGGCCGAACTGCCGCCGGGGTGGCTGCGGGCGCTGACCGACGACCGGCTGCGTCCCGCGCTGACTCTCATGCATCGCGAACCGGGCCGGCCCTGGGGGTTGGAGGAACTGGCCCGTGCGGCGGCGATGTCGCGGACGTCGTTCGCCGTGCGGTTCCGCTCCGTGGCCGGTGTCCCCCCTCTGACCTACCTCAGCTCCTGGCGGATGCTGCTGGCCCAGCGGGCGCTGCGCGACGACAACGTCCGGATCGGGGAACTAGCCGCACAGCTGGGCTACACCTCCGAGAGCGCCTTTAGCACCGCCTTCAAGCGAGAGGTGGGCGAGGCCCCCCTCCGCTACCGACACCGGCTCCGACAAGCGTCCTGA
- a CDS encoding LLM class flavin-dependent oxidoreductase — protein sequence MATVAAAAEESGWDGLFVWDPVHYRGYSGRPFGDAWMLLTAAVLATSRIRVGTLLTPVARYRPQQLARQVATLDNLSGGRVVFAAGLGGPVEDEYGSFGDSTDRRVLAERLDEGLELLGRFWTGEAVGRRGPGPAEDGDRPLRPSRKRSLS from the coding sequence GTGGCAACCGTCGCGGCGGCGGCCGAGGAGTCCGGGTGGGACGGACTCTTCGTCTGGGACCCCGTCCATTACCGGGGGTATTCGGGGCGGCCCTTCGGGGACGCGTGGATGCTGCTGACCGCTGCCGTACTCGCGACGTCACGGATCCGGGTGGGGACGCTGCTCACTCCGGTAGCTCGTTATCGGCCGCAGCAGCTCGCGCGGCAGGTGGCCACCCTGGACAACCTCAGCGGAGGCAGGGTCGTCTTCGCCGCGGGGCTGGGTGGGCCGGTCGAGGACGAATACGGCAGCTTCGGCGACTCCACCGATCGACGTGTGCTCGCCGAGCGGCTGGACGAAGGGCTGGAGTTGTTGGGGCGGTTCTGGACGGGCGAGGCCGTGGGGCGGCGCGGGCCGGGACCGGCCGAAGATGGGGACCGGCCTCTCCGGCCGTCCCGAAAACGTTCGTTATCTTGA